A region of the Betaproteobacteria bacterium genome:
CGACCAGGGAGGCGATTGCCTGGCGCGGCGAGAGCAGCCACAGGCGCGTCTCCGGGCGGACCGGGCAGACGGCGTCGATGCCCGCGAGTGGTTCGCGCACGATGCCGCTGGCGAAACTCGACGCGGCCTTGTTCGGCTTGCCGGGGCGCACGCTGATCGTGGGCAGGCGCAATACCCGGCCGTCGATGAATTCGCGCCGGTCATAGTCGGACAGCAGCAGTTCGCCGATTGCCTTCTGCACGCCGTAGGACGACTGGGGTTCCAGTGCCGTGGCGTCGGTCACGAGGGCGGGCAGATCGCCGCCATAGACGGCCACCGAGCTGGTGAATACCACCTTGGGTCGCGTACCGAGCTGTCGGCAGCGCTCGAGCAACAGGCGTGAGGCGTCCAGATTGATGCGCATGCCCAGGTCGAAGTCGGCCTCTGCCTGACCGCTTACCACCGCCGCGAGATGGAAGATCGAGGCGGTGTCCGCGCCGACTGCCTCGCGCAACAGGCCGGCGTCGAAGATGTCGCCGGTGAGCGTGCGCACGCGCGGATCGACGACTCCCTCGGCGGCGACAATGTCGAGCAACAGGATTTCGGAAATCTCGCGCACCGCGCCCACTGCGTCGGTCAGACGCCCGTCGCGCAGCAGCCGTCGCGCCAGACGCTGCCCCAGGAAACCGGCACCGCCGGTGATCACTACTTTCATCTTCGTCTCCTCCTTGATGTAGTCAATGCTGAGCCAGCGCGGCACGCAGCCAACCCAGGCCGTCCTCGGTACGACCGCGCGGGCGGTACTCGCACCCGACCCATCCGGCATAGCCGAGCCGGTCCAGCAGTCCGAAAAGATAGGGGTAGTTCACTTCGCCGTCGTCGGGCTCGTGCCGCTCGGGGACGCTGGCGATCTGCACGTGGCCGATGCCGTCGAAACATTTCCGGAAGGTGGTCGCGAGATCGCCCTCGACGATCTGCGCGTGGTAGAAGTCCATCTGCACCTTGAGGTTCGGCTCGGCTACCGCCTCGCGAATCGCATGGGCCTCGGCCTGGGTCTGCAGGAAGTAGCCCGGCATGTCGCGCCCGTTGATGGGTTCGATCAGCAACGTGCGGCCGTGGCGGGCGAGTTCCCGCGCGGCGTGGCGCAGGTTCTCGATATAGGTCTCAAGGCACGCGGCGCGGCTGACGCCCTCCGGCACCAGTCCGGCCATCGCGTGCAGACGCGGTGTGCCCAAGGCCTGGGCGTACTCCAGAGCGCGGGCGACGCCGGCGCGGAATTCCGACTCGCGGCCCGGCAGTGCCGCGAGTCCGCGCTCACCGGCACCCCAGTCGCCCGGCGGCAGATTGAAGAGAACGCTCTCCAGGCCCGCCTCGCGCAGCCAACCGGCCACCTCGGCGGGAGGATAGTCGTAAGGGAAAAGGAACTCGACCGCGCGAAAGCCCGCACGCGCCGCGGCGGCGAAGCGCTGCGGGAAGGGGATCTCGTTGAACATCATGGTCAGATTGGCAGCAAATTTAGGCATGGTGGTTTCTTCCGTTCAGAGATCGAGGCCGAAGGCGACCTTCAGCTCTTCAATCTGGGCTTGGTTCAGGGGGCGGGTCGGCGCGTTGCGCAGCATGAGGAACAGCTTGGCCGTCTCTTCCAACTCCTCGATCGCGTACACAGCGGCCTCCAGGCTCGTGCCGGAGACGACCGGGCCGTGGTTGGCGAGCAGCACCGCAGTGTGCTTGCGGGACAGCGCGCGAATCGCTTCGCCGAGCGCCGGGTCCCCCGGACGGTGGTAGGGCACCAGCGGCAGGCGCCCGATCTTCATCACGTAGTAGGCGGTAAGCGGCGGCAGGCAGTCGTGCGGGTCAAGGCCATCCATGCACGACACCGCCGCCGAGTGGGTCGCATGCAGGTGAACGATCGCGCCCGCGGTTTGCCGCTCGGCGTACACAGCCCGGTGCAGCACGGCCTCCTTCGACGGCGGGTCGCCCGCGAGCAGTCCGCCCTCGCAGTCGAGCTTTGCCAGGCGCGCCGGGTCGAGCCGCCCGAGGCAGGCGTTGGTAGGGGTGAGCAGCCAGCCGTCGTCGAGGCGTGCGCTGAGGTTGCCGCTGCTGCCCGAGGAGAGCCCGCGTTCGAACAGCGAGCGGCCGAGCGTGACCATTTCCTCGCGCAGACGGTTCTCCGCGCCATGCGTGAGGACTGCGGCGCTCATGACAGATGGCTCCAGGCCTTGAGGAAGAAGTCGCCGCTGCCGAAGTTGCCGGACTTCAAGGCCAGCGCCAGCGGTGCGCGGCCGGTACCTTCCTGCAGCGCGACTGTCCAGGGCACGCCCGGGTCGATCTCCGGCCCGATGCGCAGACCGTTCACTCCCAGCGCCTTGACCACGGCTCCGGAGGTTTCTCCGCCAGCGACGATGAGCTGACCGACACCGAGCCTCACCAAGCCCCGGGCGATGCTGGCCAGAGCGTCCTCGACCATGTGGCCGGCGCGCTCGACGCCGAGCTGGCGCTGGATCTCCCGGACGATCTCCGGGGCGGCCGTCGCGTAGACCAGCACGGGTTCCTTCGTCACGCGCGGCGCAGCCCAGTCGAGTGCGGCGGCCACGACGTCGTCGCCCTGGGCGAGCCGCAGCGGGTCCACGTGGAAGGAGGGATGGCGCGCGCGCATGGCTGCCACTTGGCCCTGGGTGGCGACGGAGCAGCTGCCCGACACCACGGCGCGCAGACCGCCAGCAGGCGGCAGGGCGGAAGCGACGGCCCCGTCCGGCAGCAGGCCGAGGTGGCGGAAGTTCTGCGGCAGCCCAAGCGCGATGCCGGAGCCGCCGGTCACCAGCGGCAGGCCCGCGCAGGCAGCGCCGATGGCCAGGAGATCGTCGTCGGTGATGGCGTCGACGACCGCAAAGCCCGATCCTTCCGCGCGCAAGGCGCCGAAACGCTCCGCGATGGCGGCGGCACCCCGCGCGACCGTCGCATGGTCCACCAGTCCCACCCGGCGGCGCACCTGCTGCTGCAGCACCCGCACGAGATTCGCGTCGGTCATCGGGGTCAGCGGGTGGTTGCGCATGCCCGAGTCGCTCAGCAGCGCATTGCCCACGAACAGGTGCCCCTGGTAGACCGTGCGACCGTTGGCCGGAAAGGCCGGGCAAGCGATGGTGAAGTCGGTCTCGAGCGCCCCCATGAGCGCCTCCGCGATCGGCCCGATGTTGCC
Encoded here:
- a CDS encoding SDR family oxidoreductase, with amino-acid sequence MKVVITGGAGFLGQRLARRLLRDGRLTDAVGAVREISEILLLDIVAAEGVVDPRVRTLTGDIFDAGLLREAVGADTASIFHLAAVVSGQAEADFDLGMRINLDASRLLLERCRQLGTRPKVVFTSSVAVYGGDLPALVTDATALEPQSSYGVQKAIGELLLSDYDRREFIDGRVLRLPTISVRPGKPNKAASSFASGIVREPLAGIDAVCPVRPETRLWLLSPRQAIASLVAGHELASEALGRHRCINLPGISVTAGEMVETLKRVAGAEVARRVRWEPDAGVQRIVGSWPPAWDTARAESLGLRGDADFQSILEAYIEDDLPAQHKAA
- a CDS encoding aldolase; translated protein: MSAAVLTHGAENRLREEMVTLGRSLFERGLSSGSSGNLSARLDDGWLLTPTNACLGRLDPARLAKLDCEGGLLAGDPPSKEAVLHRAVYAERQTAGAIVHLHATHSAAVSCMDGLDPHDCLPPLTAYYVMKIGRLPLVPYHRPGDPALGEAIRALSRKHTAVLLANHGPVVSGTSLEAAVYAIEELEETAKLFLMLRNAPTRPLNQAQIEELKVAFGLDL
- a CDS encoding four-carbon acid sugar kinase family protein, whose translation is MGALLGCIADDFTGGTDLAGMLVKAGMRTVQMIGVPQGPVPEGVDAVVIALKSRTAPIEEAVGVSLAALRWLQEAGCRQIYSKYCSTFDSTPKGNIGPIAEALMGALETDFTIACPAFPANGRTVYQGHLFVGNALLSDSGMRNHPLTPMTDANLVRVLQQQVRRRVGLVDHATVARGAAAIAERFGALRAEGSGFAVVDAITDDDLLAIGAACAGLPLVTGGSGIALGLPQNFRHLGLLPDGAVASALPPAGGLRAVVSGSCSVATQGQVAAMRARHPSFHVDPLRLAQGDDVVAAALDWAAPRVTKEPVLVYATAAPEIVREIQRQLGVERAGHMVEDALASIARGLVRLGVGQLIVAGGETSGAVVKALGVNGLRIGPEIDPGVPWTVALQEGTGRAPLALALKSGNFGSGDFFLKAWSHLS
- a CDS encoding hydroxypyruvate isomerase family protein, which gives rise to MPKFAANLTMMFNEIPFPQRFAAAARAGFRAVEFLFPYDYPPAEVAGWLREAGLESVLFNLPPGDWGAGERGLAALPGRESEFRAGVARALEYAQALGTPRLHAMAGLVPEGVSRAACLETYIENLRHAARELARHGRTLLIEPINGRDMPGYFLQTQAEAHAIREAVAEPNLKVQMDFYHAQIVEGDLATTFRKCFDGIGHVQIASVPERHEPDDGEVNYPYLFGLLDRLGYAGWVGCEYRPRGRTEDGLGWLRAALAQH